A region of Asterias amurensis chromosome 22, ASM3211899v1 DNA encodes the following proteins:
- the LOC139953775 gene encoding uncharacterized protein, whose amino-acid sequence MRTHTGEKPFVCGVCGKAFSHKSILTDHQRVHTGERPFVCDICGTDFSRKANLTRHLRFHTGEKRFACDICGTAFSQKKNLTDHHRVHTGEKPFICDICGKAFSKKSNLKSHKKKHTGEKPFVCDICGTDFSRNTSLIRHLRIHTGEKPFVCDSCGKVFSHRKSLTDHHRVHTGEKPFVCDICGKASSTNSNLRSHQRTHTGEKPFVCDICWKAFSTNSNLRSHQRNHTGEKPFVCDICGTDFSQKTSLIRHLRVHTGEKPFVCDICGKAFSHNGNLRIHQRNHTGEKHFVSHETFLKSHQNVNTDMTDEKPCLQHLQSGLK is encoded by the coding sequence ATGAGAACCCACACTGGAgaaaaaccatttgtttgtggcGTTTGTGGAAAAGCATTTTCTCATAAAAGCATCCTAACTGACCATCAgagagtccacactggagagagaccatttgtttgtgacatttgtggaacaGATTTTTCAAGGAAAGCCAATCTTACCCGTCACCTGAGattccacactggagagaaacgaTTTGCTTGTGACATTTGCGGAACagccttttctcaaaaaaaaaatttaactgACCATCAcagagtccacactggagagaaaccatttatttgtgacatttgtgggaaAGCGTTTTCTAAAAAGAGCAATttaaaaagtcacaaaaaaaaacacacaggagagaaaccatttgtttgtgacatttgtggaacaGATTTTTCGAGGAACACCAGCCTTATTCGTCACCTGAgaatccacactggagagaaaccatttgtttgtgacagtTGTGGAAAGGTCTTTTCACATAGAAAGAGTTTAACTGACCACCAcagagtccacactggagagaaaccatttgtttgtgacatttgtgggaaAGCGTCTTCTACTAATAGCAATTTAAGAAGTCACCAAAGAacccacactggagagaaaccatttgtttgtgacatttgttgGAAAGCATTTTCTACTAATAGCAATTTAAGAAGTCACCAGAGAAATCACACTGgcgagaaaccatttgtttgtgacatttgtggaacaGATTTTTCACAGAAAACCAGCCTTATCCGTCACCTgagagtccacactggagagaaaccatttgtttgtgacatttgtgggaaAGCGTTTTCTCATAATGGCAATTTAAGAATTCACCAAAGAAatcacactggagagaaacatTTTGTGTCACATGAAACCTTTCTGAAAAGCCATCAGAATGTAAATACTGACATGACTGATGAGAAACCATGTTTGCAGCATTTGCAGAGTGGCCTCAAATAA
- the LOC139953768 gene encoding uncharacterized protein isoform X2: protein MNCGENTFEIVCNVGHKSIFHEQKKQRDHFEGKPVVCDICGKTFSGQNCLTNHQRVHTREKQFVCSTCGKAFLRESHLKVHQRGHTGEKPFVCNICGNAYSRKQGLTNHQLVHTGEKQFGCDICGKHFLLKYYLNTHQRVHTGEKPYACDLCDKTFTKKSSLTEHQRVHTGEKPFACNTCGKAFFNRSSLSTHQRVHTGEKPFGCDICGKSFSQKNGLTTHRCFNTEERPFVCETCDRTFSQKQHMINHQQVHIAKKPSECDTCGKVFLSKSKLELHQRVHTGEKPFVCGICGKAFSHSSTLTVHQHVHTGERPFVCDICGKAFSRKSKVETHQRVHTGEKPFVCNICGKAFSHRWTLKCHKGVHAETKPFFCDICGKNFSCKSSVETHRRVHTGEKPYACDLCEKAFTKKSSLTEHQRIHTGEKPFSCDLCEKAFTKKSALTDHQRTHTGEKPFDCGICGKAYTQKVALTTHMCVHTGEKPFVCNICGKSFSHRWSLRCHQRVHTGKKSFIGGICGEASSYESSVEILQRFHIEERPFVSDICGQAFSDSNALTTHPHDSSEEKPLVCDMCGEVFSNNSELIHHNQEHT, encoded by the coding sequence ATGAATTGTGGGGAAAATACTTTTGAAATTGTGTGCAATGTTGGTCATAAATCTATCTTCCATGAACAAAAGAAGCAGAGAGATCACTTTGAGGGGAAACCagttgtttgtgacatttgtggaaaaacaTTTTCCGGACAAAATTGTCTTACCAACCATCAACGCGTCCACACCAGAGAGAAACAATTCGTTTGTAGTACTTGTGGAAAAGCTTTCCTCCGAGAATCACACTTAAAAGTGCATCAGCGAGGCCACACTGGAgaaaaaccatttgtttgtaatatttgtgGAAATGCCTATTCAAGAAAGCAAGGGCTGACCAATCATCAGcttgtccacactggagagaaacaatttggttgtgacatttgtgggaaACACTTTTTGTTGAAATATTACCTAAACACCCAtcagcgtgtccacactggagagaagcCATACGCTTGTGACTTATGCGACAAAACTTTCACTAAAAAATCATCCCTGACGGAGCAtcagcgtgtccacactggagagaaaccatttgcttGTAACACTTGTGGAAAAGCTTTCTTCAATCGTTCGTCACTGAGCACACATCAGCGTGTCCACAccggagagaaaccatttggatgtgacatttgtggaaaatccTTTTCACAAAAAAATGGCCTTACCACCCATAGGTGTTTTAACACTGAAGAGAGACCTTTTGTTTGTGAAACTTGTGACAGAACCTTCTCACAAAAGCAACACATGATTAACCACCAGCAGGTCCACATTGCAAAGAAACCAAGTGAATGCGACACTTGTGGAAAAGTTTTCTTAAGTAAATCAAAATTAGAACTCCATCAGCGTGTCCACAccggagagaaaccatttgtttgtggtatttgtggaaaagcttttTCACATAGTTCCACACTGACAGTCCATCAGCatgtccacactggagaaagaccatttgtttgtgacatctGTGGAAAAGCATTCAGTCGTAAATCAAAAGTAGAAACCCATCaacgtgtccacactggagagaaaccatttgtttgtaacatttgtggaaaagctttcTCGCATAGATGGACACTGAAATGCCATAAAGGAGTCCACGCTGAAACAAAACCATTCTTTTGTGACATCTGTGGAAAAAACTTCAGTTGTAAGTCAAGTGTAGAGACCCATCggcgtgtccacactggagagaaaccatacGCTTGTGACTTATGTGAAAAAGCTTTCACAAAGAAATCATCCCTGACGGAACATCAGcgtatccacactggagagaaaccattctcTTGTGACTTATGTGAAAAAGCTTTCACGAAGAAATCAGCCCTTACAGATCATCAGCGTacccacactggagagaaaccatttgatTGTGGCATCTGTGGAAAAGCCTATACACAAAAAGTCGCCCTTACTACCCATATgtgtgtccacactggagagaaaccatttgtttgtaaCATTTGCGGAAAATCTTTCTCGCATAGATGGTCACTGAGATGCCACCAGAGAGTCCACACTGGAAAGAAATCATTCATTGGTGGCATCTGTGGAGAAGCCTCCAGTTATGAGTCAAGTGTAGAAATCCTTCAGCGTTTCCACATTGAAGAGAGACCATTCGTTAGTGACATTTGTGGGCAAGCTTTCTCAGACAGCAATGCACTGACTACCCATCCGCATGACAGCTCTGAAGAGAAACCATTAGTTTGTGATATGTGTGGAGAAGTCTTCAGCAACAATAGCGAACTTATTCATCATAATCAAGAACACACTTAA
- the LOC139953768 gene encoding uncharacterized protein isoform X1, with the protein MNSVEERFICELCGETYSEKLQLDKHRTTHNWKSLGECVCPVCNKSFPHDCRPNENQKVHTEENLFVCDICGERFTDKQVFSDHHSTHNMQKLYGCDKCGQVFSQRNLLTAHKRTHSKETSFVCDICDKSYASKRNLSIHQRVHTLYKPFACGFCGRAFSRKHRLVSHQRIHTGEKPYVCDVCGKAFSLKPSLIGHKRIHTGEKPFVCDVCGKAFSLKTTLTGHQRTHTGKKCYVCRTCGKACPSRKTLTKHRHVHTGEKSSVCDMCGKAFSQKKKLDTNQSGYLGENPLVCDICEKTLAMKCNPILQPAPTEVKPFVCDICGKVFNCEEDFREHELVHTREKVFVCDICGKVFNCEENFREHEHVHTTENAFVCDVCGKVFNCEKNFREHEHVHTTENVFVCNISGQAFNCEENFRAHENVHAREQAFVCDICGQAFNCEQNFRAHEHVHTIEKAFVCDICGKVFNFEQNLREHEHVHTRENVVFVCGICGKAFSQNILLTDHQHVHTVENSLVCAICDKSFASKRNLSVHQRVHTLHKPFACGFCGKAFSRKHRLVSHQRIHTGEKPYVCDVCGKAFTIKTTLTGHKRTHTGEKPYVCDVCGKAFSLKTTLTCHQRVHTGVRPYVCDTCGKAFPQKGGLNAHQKIHAKEKRFTCDICGERFTYVRSLIDHHKTHSEEKTNVSGFVRKCTQEEAV; encoded by the coding sequence ATGAATTCTGTTGAGGAGAGATTTATTTGTGAACTTTGCGGGGAAACCTACTCTGAAAAACTGCAACTGGACAAACATCGAACGACCCATAATTGGAAGTCACTGGGAGAATGTGTCTGTCCCGTATGTAATAAATCTTTCCCGCATGATTGCAGACCGAATGAGAACCAAAAAGTCCACACTGAAGAGAActtatttgtttgtgacatttgtggagaACGTTTTACTGATAAGCAAGTATTTAGTGACCATCACAGTACTCACAATATGCAAAAGCTTTATGGTTGTGACAAATGTGGACAAGTTTTTTcacaaagaaatttgttgaCTGCCCATAAACGTACCCACTCTAAAGAAACTTCGTTTGTCTGTGATATCTGTGACAAATCGTACGCAAGTAAGCGTAATCTAAGCATCCATCAGCGTGTACACACATTATACAAGCCGTTTGCTTGTGGCTTTTGTGGAAGAGCCTTTTCACGAAAACATCGCTTGGTCAGCCATCAGCGTAtccacacaggagagaaaccataTGTTTGTGACGTTTGTGGGAAAGCATTTTCACTTAAACCCTCCCTTATAGGCCACAAGAGAattcacactggagagaaaccattcgtttGTGATGTTTGTGGGAAAGCATTTTCTCTCAAGACGACTCTCACCGGCCACCAGCGAACTCACACTGGAAAGAAATGCTATGTCTGTCGAACTTGTGGAAAAGCCTGCCCTTCTAGAAAGACTTTGACCAAGCATCGGCATGTCCATACTGGAGAAAAATCATCTGTCTGTGACATGTGTGGAAAAGCCttctcgcaaaaaaaaaaactagacacCAATCAGAGTGGCTACCTTGGAGAAAACCCTCTTGTTTGCGACATTTGTGAAAAAACGCTGGCAATGAAGTGTAACCCGATCCTTCAGCCTGCCCCAACTGAAGTAAAAccttttgtttgtgacatttgtgggaaAGTATTCAATTGTGAAGAGGACTTTAGAGAACACGAGCTTGTCCACACTAGAGAAAAAGTGttcgtttgtgacatttgtgggaaagtttttaattgtgaaGAGAACTTTAGAGAACATGAGCATGTGCACACTACAGAAAACGCTTTTGTTTGTGACGTTTGTgggaaagtttttaattgtgaaaaGAATTTTCGAGAACATGAGCATGTCCACACTACAGAAAACGtgtttgtttgtaatatttCTGGGCAAGCCTTCAATTGTGAAGAGAACTTTCGAGCACATGAAAATGTCCACGCTAGAGAGCAAGcgtttgtttgtgacatttgtgggcAAGCCTTCAATTGTGAACAGAACTTTCGAGCACATGAGCATGTCCACACTATAGAAAAAGcgtttgtttgtgacatttgtgggaaagtttttaattttgaacaGAACTTACGAGAACATGAGCATGTGCACACTAGAGAAAACGTAGTGTTTGTTTGTGGCATTTGTGGGAAAGcgttttcacaaaatattctCCTGACTGACCATCAACATGTCCACACTGTAGAGAATTCATTGGTTTGCGCTATTTGCGACAAATCATTTGCAAGTAAGCGTAACCTAAGTGTTCATCAGCGCGTCCACACTTTACATAAGCCCTTCGCTTGTGGCTTTTGCGGAAAAGCTTTCTCACGAAAACATCGCCTGGTCAGCCATCAGcgtatccacactggagagaaaccatatGTTTGTGACGTTTGTGGGAAAGCATTTACAATCAAAACTACCCTAACCGGACACAAGAGAacccacactggagagaaaccatatGTTTGTGACGTTTGTGGGAAAGCATTTTCACTGAAAACCACCCTAACATGCCATCAAAGAGTCCACACTGGTGTAAGACCATATGTTTGTGACACTTGTGGAAAAGCGTTTCCTCAAAAAGGAGGTCTAAATGCGCACCAGAAAATCCATGCCAAAGAGAAGCGATTtacttgtgacatttgtggtGAACGTTTTACTTATGTGCGTAGTCTTATTGATCATCACAAAACTCACtctgaagagaaaacaaacgtTTCTGGGTTTGTTAGAAAGTGTACACAAGAAGAAGCTGTCTAA